In the genome of Entelurus aequoreus isolate RoL-2023_Sb linkage group LG08, RoL_Eaeq_v1.1, whole genome shotgun sequence, one region contains:
- the LOC133655358 gene encoding FERM and PDZ domain-containing protein 2-like isoform X3 yields the protein MGTFVTLAEVLESRGSPLDEDEIWTLLLVTSEALQDVSKKGSGTICSILSPGSVLLSSNGSLAFKSCGRYDDVASFVAPEVLQGHTSSTRNTAEKALVYSLGMTFYWCVYYHLPQNQPVHLSAELEGLLLSMCEDTVVRRMDLLTVLETCAHHHKTFLLPPAERLVRQLVEDIYRNSVDANVTTDNGSLLTDRSQMVRDKLHRQSFSNSPGVMKNKISRTFSGASYPPEPTSGRMMNSIPPMITSGRRHTESIGSWQQLNRTACSPYMDGGRHSNSRFLSQFESSMSLSERKNKEMGPEFLRMSDEPVVVLELPGSIVSKKCKSPITQRELTVVMPNGQNIVIKCDVKSRGGDVFDMIAAHANLVEHFYFGLAYIDDNEFFFVDNDCKISKVAPDSWKKVPTTTFVLFFRVKFFVNDISIILHKQTHHQYYLQLRKDLLEDRLSCHEETALYLGALALQTEYGDCMPEVYGRNYCRPDQYVPKSVMEKRALPYILGELQRLHTNNGQMLTDESELEFLKVCLQLPEYGVLFHRVTREKKPVEGEIILGVCAKGVVVYEVKNGCRCTSQTFYWRETATISSNRRKFVIECRASKKKNTFITETSKVAKYLCNLCSSQHKFNNEMNSRQLSHSMASDENIPHYATTCRTQSSRIKSIIGSETPQDDSGLTTPQNESLTRLCEDVAARIEARFKQQRQSLYEQNTCSSSQRSSTGMRSPACSQRSGSEAPFNCPAARETLTKQGSSSEREVICISLKKDPKLGLGIVIVGEDTVGRYDLGIFIASVLPGGPADKDGHIRPGGRLISLNHISLEGATFSEAAEVMQSSPEEVQLIISQPKVPQTPNTARPSALRNYESQSTLMAFGQSGEDSLDEIVSVMMEPKTSNRLHIPQEVRVLNAQRPEEITVKLKKLSGSLGISITGGGNAGHPNGGMSIKNLIPGGSAEKDGRIHAGDRLLEVDGISFQSITYEQAVECLRKTREVVTLVVERGPMTFPRGSLGAYTDTSSVSTHNIDTRQQRINSFSSINNPSHAFCEQPSNYNFVTDDNTQEVTLTKSANGLGFSFVMCELDPPIPDFGSLIRIKQLFPDQPAQLSGRIDEGDVLLAIDGQSLKDLSYPNVLKLFKTSQPEVRLTLCRPSPGTLPSIHQLTGT from the exons ATGGGGACTTTTGTGACCCTGGCAGAGGTGCTAGAGTCCAGAGGTTCACCACTAGATGAGGATGAGATCTGGACTCTGCTGCTTGTCACTTCTGAGGCCTTACAGGATGTTTCCAAGAAAG GTTCTGGCACCATATGCAGTATTCTAAGCCCAGGCTCGGTGCTACTGTCCTCTAATGGGAGCCTTGCCTTTAAGAGCTGTGGACGATATGATGATGTGGCCTCCTTTGTGGCTCCTGAAGTCCTTCAGGGGCATACCTCCTCAACAAGGAACACAGCTGAAAAG GCACTCGTATACTCACTTGGCATGACTTTTTATTGGTGCGTGTATTATCATCTACCTCAAAACCAG CCGGTCCATCTCAGTGCGGAGTTAGAGGGTTTACTCCTGAGCATGTGTGAGGACACAGTGGTCAGACGGATGGACCTGCTGACGGTGCTAGAGACCTGCGCACACCACCACAAGACCTTCCTGCTGCCTCCAGCTGAGCGGCTTGTCAGACAGCTGGTAGAAGACATCTACAGAAACTCG GTTGATGCTAATGTTACGACAGACAATGGATCCTTGCTGACTGATCGCAGTCAGATGGTTAGAGACAAGCTACACA GGCAGTCTTTTTCTAACTCACCAGGGGTAATGAAAAACAAGATCTCCAGAACTTTTTCAGGAGCATCTTATCCACCTGAGCCCACAAG TGGAAGAATGATGAACTCAATCCCCCCAATGATTACCTCGGGGCGTCGGCACACGGAGAGTATCGGGAGCTGGCAGCAGTTGAATAGGACTGCCTGTAGTCCATACATGGATGGTGGTCGACATTCTAACTCCAGATTTCTCTCACAGTTTGAATCTTCCATGAGTTTGAGTGAGAGAAAAAATAAG GAGATGGGTCCAGAGTTCCTAAGAATGTCAGATGAACCGGTAGTTGTCTTGGAGCTCCCGGGATCCATTGTG tcaaaaaaatgtaaatctcccATCACACAAAGAGAGCTGACTGTTGTGATGCCCAATGGTCAAAACATAGTCATCAAATGTGATGTGAAATCCAGAGGAGGGGATGTGTTTGACATGATTGCTGCTCACGCCAACCTGGTGGAACACTTCTACTTCGGACTCGCTTACATCGATG ATAACGAGTTTTTCTTTGTGGACAACGACTGCAAGATCTCCAAAGTTGCTCCAGATAGCTGGAAGAAAGTGCCTACAACCACATTTGTCCTTTTCTTCAGGGTCAAATTCTTTGTAAATGACATTTCTATAATTTT GCACAAACAGACCCACCACCAGTACTACCTCCAACTCAGAAAAGACCTCTTGGAGGACAGATTGTCCTGCCACGAGGAGACTGCACTATACCTCGGAGCATTGGCCTTGCAGACAGAGTATGGGGACTGCATGCCTGAG GTGTATGGTAGAAACTACTGTCGCCCTGATCAATATGTCCCCAAAAGTGTGATGGAAAAACGTGCCTTGCCTTATATCCTTGGAGAGCTGCAACGACTTCATACCAACAACGGCCAAATGCTCACAGATGAATCAGAACTTGAGTTCCTCAAG GTTTGTCTGCAGTTGCCTGAATATGGTGTCTTGTTTCACCGTGTGACACGTGAAAAAAAGCCTGTAGAAGGAGAAATTATACTTGGAGTTTGTGCCAAAGGAGTTGTTGTCTATGAAGTGAAAAATGGCTGCCGTTGCACGAGTCAGACTTTCTACTGGAGGGAGACAGCCACTATTTCCTCCAAT AGACGGAAATTTGTCATAGAGTGTCGGGCTAGTAAGAAGAAGAACACCTTCATCACAGAGACGTCAAAGGTAGCCAAATACCTGTGTAACCTCTGTTCATCCCAGCACAAGTTCAACAATGAAATGAATTCTCGTCAGCTCAGCCACAGCATGGCCTCAG ATGAGAACATCCCTCATTACGCAACAACTTGCCGGACACAAAGCAGTCGGATCAAATCCATCATAGGTTCTGAGACACCACAAGACGACAGTGGTCTGACCACTCCTCAAAATGAATCCTTGACAAGGCTTTGTGAGGACGTCGCTGCAAGGATCGAAGCCCGCTTTAAACAGCAGCGCCAGAGCCTTTATGAACAAAA CACCTGCTCCAGTAGTCAGCGCAGCAGCACTGGCATGCGTTCCCCGGCCTGTTCTCAGAGAAGTGGATCCGAAGCCCCCTTTAACTGCCCAGCAGCCAGAG AAACGCTAACTAAACAGGGGTCATCATCAGAAAGAGAAGTTATATGCATCTCTCTAAAGAAAGACCCAAAGCTTGGGCTGG GTATAGTGATTGTGGGAGAGGACACAGTGGGGCGTTACGACCTGGGCATTTTCATTGCATCTGTGTTACCCGGGGGACCCGCTGATAAGGACGGACATATACGGCCAG GCGGTCGCCTGATCTCTCTGAACCACATCAGCTTGGAGGGCGCCACCTTCAGCGAGGCAGCGGAGGTCATGCAGAGCAGCCCGGAGGAGGTGCAGCTCATTATCTCGCAGCCAAAag TACCCCAAACTCCAAACACTGCACGGCCTTCTGCATTGAGGAATTACGAGTCACAAAGCACACTGATGGCATTCGGACAATCGGGGGAGGACAGCCTGGATGAGATCGTCTCGGTCATGATGGAGCCAAAGACCAGCAATAGGCTACACATCCCCCAAGAAGTCCGTGTTCTTAACGCGCAG AGGCCAGAGGAGATCACTGTGAAGCTCAAGAAGCTATCAGGAAGTCTGGGAATCAGCATCACT GGTGGTGGCAACGCTGGCCATCCTAATGGGGGAATGTCCATCAAGAACCTCATTCCAGGAGGGTCTGCTGAGAAGGACGGACGCATACATGCAG GTGACAGGCTTTTAGAAGTTGATGGGATCAGTTTTCAGAGCATCACCTACGAACAAGCGGTGGAGTGTCTGAGGAAAACCAGGGAG GTGGTGACTTTGGTTGTGGAGAGGGGGCCCATGACATTCCCCAGGGGGTCTCTGGGTGCCTACACTGACACCAGCAGTGTGTCCACTCACAACATTGATACCAGGCAGCAGAGGATCAACAGCTTCTCGTCTATCAACAACCCTTCACATGCTTTCTGTGAGCAGCCCAGCAACTACAATTTTGTCACTGATG
- the LOC133655358 gene encoding FERM and PDZ domain-containing protein 2-like isoform X1, with amino-acid sequence MGTFVTLAEVLESRGSPLDEDEIWTLLLVTSEALQDVSKKGSGTICSILSPGSVLLSSNGSLAFKSCGRYDDVASFVAPEVLQGHTSSTRNTAEKALVYSLGMTFYWCVYYHLPQNQPVHLSAELEGLLLSMCEDTVVRRMDLLTVLETCAHHHKTFLLPPAERLVRQLVEDIYRNSVDANVTTDNGSLLTDRSQMVRDKLHRQSFSNSPGVMKNKISRTFSGASYPPEPTSGRMMNSIPPMITSGRRHTESIGSWQQLNRTACSPYMDGGRHSNSRFLSQFESSMSLSERKNKEMGPEFLRMSDEPVVVLELPGSIVSKKCKSPITQRELTVVMPNGQNIVIKCDVKSRGGDVFDMIAAHANLVEHFYFGLAYIDDNEFFFVDNDCKISKVAPDSWKKVPTTTFVLFFRVKFFVNDISIILHKQTHHQYYLQLRKDLLEDRLSCHEETALYLGALALQTEYGDCMPEVYGRNYCRPDQYVPKSVMEKRALPYILGELQRLHTNNGQMLTDESELEFLKVCLQLPEYGVLFHRVTREKKPVEGEIILGVCAKGVVVYEVKNGCRCTSQTFYWRETATISSNRRKFVIECRASKKKNTFITETSKVAKYLCNLCSSQHKFNNEMNSRQLSHSMASDENIPHYATTCRTQSSRIKSIIGSETPQDDSGLTTPQNESLTRLCEDVAARIEARFKQQRQSLYEQNTCSSSQRSSTGMRSPACSQRSGSEAPFNCPAARETLTKQGSSSEREVICISLKKDPKLGLGIVIVGEDTVGRYDLGIFIASVLPGGPADKDGHIRPGGRLISLNHISLEGATFSEAAEVMQSSPEEVQLIISQPKVPQTPNTARPSALRNYESQSTLMAFGQSGEDSLDEIVSVMMEPKTSNRLHIPQEVRVLNAQDGCMLSSSMNCERPEEITVKLKKLSGSLGISITGGGNAGHPNGGMSIKNLIPGGSAEKDGRIHAGDRLLEVDGISFQSITYEQAVECLRKTREVVTLVVERGPMTFPRGSLGAYTDTSSVSTHNIDTRQQRINSFSSINNPSHAFCEQPSNYNFVTDDNTQEVTLTKSANGLGFSFVMCELDPPIPDFGSLIRIKQLFPDQPAQLSGRIDEGDVLLAIDGQSLKDLSYPNVLKLFKTSQPEVRLTLCRPSPGTLPSIHQLTGT; translated from the exons ATGGGGACTTTTGTGACCCTGGCAGAGGTGCTAGAGTCCAGAGGTTCACCACTAGATGAGGATGAGATCTGGACTCTGCTGCTTGTCACTTCTGAGGCCTTACAGGATGTTTCCAAGAAAG GTTCTGGCACCATATGCAGTATTCTAAGCCCAGGCTCGGTGCTACTGTCCTCTAATGGGAGCCTTGCCTTTAAGAGCTGTGGACGATATGATGATGTGGCCTCCTTTGTGGCTCCTGAAGTCCTTCAGGGGCATACCTCCTCAACAAGGAACACAGCTGAAAAG GCACTCGTATACTCACTTGGCATGACTTTTTATTGGTGCGTGTATTATCATCTACCTCAAAACCAG CCGGTCCATCTCAGTGCGGAGTTAGAGGGTTTACTCCTGAGCATGTGTGAGGACACAGTGGTCAGACGGATGGACCTGCTGACGGTGCTAGAGACCTGCGCACACCACCACAAGACCTTCCTGCTGCCTCCAGCTGAGCGGCTTGTCAGACAGCTGGTAGAAGACATCTACAGAAACTCG GTTGATGCTAATGTTACGACAGACAATGGATCCTTGCTGACTGATCGCAGTCAGATGGTTAGAGACAAGCTACACA GGCAGTCTTTTTCTAACTCACCAGGGGTAATGAAAAACAAGATCTCCAGAACTTTTTCAGGAGCATCTTATCCACCTGAGCCCACAAG TGGAAGAATGATGAACTCAATCCCCCCAATGATTACCTCGGGGCGTCGGCACACGGAGAGTATCGGGAGCTGGCAGCAGTTGAATAGGACTGCCTGTAGTCCATACATGGATGGTGGTCGACATTCTAACTCCAGATTTCTCTCACAGTTTGAATCTTCCATGAGTTTGAGTGAGAGAAAAAATAAG GAGATGGGTCCAGAGTTCCTAAGAATGTCAGATGAACCGGTAGTTGTCTTGGAGCTCCCGGGATCCATTGTG tcaaaaaaatgtaaatctcccATCACACAAAGAGAGCTGACTGTTGTGATGCCCAATGGTCAAAACATAGTCATCAAATGTGATGTGAAATCCAGAGGAGGGGATGTGTTTGACATGATTGCTGCTCACGCCAACCTGGTGGAACACTTCTACTTCGGACTCGCTTACATCGATG ATAACGAGTTTTTCTTTGTGGACAACGACTGCAAGATCTCCAAAGTTGCTCCAGATAGCTGGAAGAAAGTGCCTACAACCACATTTGTCCTTTTCTTCAGGGTCAAATTCTTTGTAAATGACATTTCTATAATTTT GCACAAACAGACCCACCACCAGTACTACCTCCAACTCAGAAAAGACCTCTTGGAGGACAGATTGTCCTGCCACGAGGAGACTGCACTATACCTCGGAGCATTGGCCTTGCAGACAGAGTATGGGGACTGCATGCCTGAG GTGTATGGTAGAAACTACTGTCGCCCTGATCAATATGTCCCCAAAAGTGTGATGGAAAAACGTGCCTTGCCTTATATCCTTGGAGAGCTGCAACGACTTCATACCAACAACGGCCAAATGCTCACAGATGAATCAGAACTTGAGTTCCTCAAG GTTTGTCTGCAGTTGCCTGAATATGGTGTCTTGTTTCACCGTGTGACACGTGAAAAAAAGCCTGTAGAAGGAGAAATTATACTTGGAGTTTGTGCCAAAGGAGTTGTTGTCTATGAAGTGAAAAATGGCTGCCGTTGCACGAGTCAGACTTTCTACTGGAGGGAGACAGCCACTATTTCCTCCAAT AGACGGAAATTTGTCATAGAGTGTCGGGCTAGTAAGAAGAAGAACACCTTCATCACAGAGACGTCAAAGGTAGCCAAATACCTGTGTAACCTCTGTTCATCCCAGCACAAGTTCAACAATGAAATGAATTCTCGTCAGCTCAGCCACAGCATGGCCTCAG ATGAGAACATCCCTCATTACGCAACAACTTGCCGGACACAAAGCAGTCGGATCAAATCCATCATAGGTTCTGAGACACCACAAGACGACAGTGGTCTGACCACTCCTCAAAATGAATCCTTGACAAGGCTTTGTGAGGACGTCGCTGCAAGGATCGAAGCCCGCTTTAAACAGCAGCGCCAGAGCCTTTATGAACAAAA CACCTGCTCCAGTAGTCAGCGCAGCAGCACTGGCATGCGTTCCCCGGCCTGTTCTCAGAGAAGTGGATCCGAAGCCCCCTTTAACTGCCCAGCAGCCAGAG AAACGCTAACTAAACAGGGGTCATCATCAGAAAGAGAAGTTATATGCATCTCTCTAAAGAAAGACCCAAAGCTTGGGCTGG GTATAGTGATTGTGGGAGAGGACACAGTGGGGCGTTACGACCTGGGCATTTTCATTGCATCTGTGTTACCCGGGGGACCCGCTGATAAGGACGGACATATACGGCCAG GCGGTCGCCTGATCTCTCTGAACCACATCAGCTTGGAGGGCGCCACCTTCAGCGAGGCAGCGGAGGTCATGCAGAGCAGCCCGGAGGAGGTGCAGCTCATTATCTCGCAGCCAAAag TACCCCAAACTCCAAACACTGCACGGCCTTCTGCATTGAGGAATTACGAGTCACAAAGCACACTGATGGCATTCGGACAATCGGGGGAGGACAGCCTGGATGAGATCGTCTCGGTCATGATGGAGCCAAAGACCAGCAATAGGCTACACATCCCCCAAGAAGTCCGTGTTCTTAACGCGCAG GATGGATGCATGCTTTCTTCCTCTATGAACTGCGAGAGGCCAGAGGAGATCACTGTGAAGCTCAAGAAGCTATCAGGAAGTCTGGGAATCAGCATCACT GGTGGTGGCAACGCTGGCCATCCTAATGGGGGAATGTCCATCAAGAACCTCATTCCAGGAGGGTCTGCTGAGAAGGACGGACGCATACATGCAG GTGACAGGCTTTTAGAAGTTGATGGGATCAGTTTTCAGAGCATCACCTACGAACAAGCGGTGGAGTGTCTGAGGAAAACCAGGGAG GTGGTGACTTTGGTTGTGGAGAGGGGGCCCATGACATTCCCCAGGGGGTCTCTGGGTGCCTACACTGACACCAGCAGTGTGTCCACTCACAACATTGATACCAGGCAGCAGAGGATCAACAGCTTCTCGTCTATCAACAACCCTTCACATGCTTTCTGTGAGCAGCCCAGCAACTACAATTTTGTCACTGATG
- the LOC133655358 gene encoding FERM and PDZ domain-containing protein 2-like isoform X2 has product MGTFVTLAEVLESRGSPLDEDEIWTLLLVTSEALQDVSKKGSGTICSILSPGSVLLSSNGSLAFKSCGRYDDVASFVAPEVLQGHTSSTRNTAEKALVYSLGMTFYWCVYYHLPQNQPVHLSAELEGLLLSMCEDTVVRRMDLLTVLETCAHHHKTFLLPPAERLVRQLVEDIYRNSVDANVTTDNGSLLTDRSQMVRDKLHRVMKNKISRTFSGASYPPEPTSGRMMNSIPPMITSGRRHTESIGSWQQLNRTACSPYMDGGRHSNSRFLSQFESSMSLSERKNKEMGPEFLRMSDEPVVVLELPGSIVSKKCKSPITQRELTVVMPNGQNIVIKCDVKSRGGDVFDMIAAHANLVEHFYFGLAYIDDNEFFFVDNDCKISKVAPDSWKKVPTTTFVLFFRVKFFVNDISIILHKQTHHQYYLQLRKDLLEDRLSCHEETALYLGALALQTEYGDCMPEVYGRNYCRPDQYVPKSVMEKRALPYILGELQRLHTNNGQMLTDESELEFLKVCLQLPEYGVLFHRVTREKKPVEGEIILGVCAKGVVVYEVKNGCRCTSQTFYWRETATISSNRRKFVIECRASKKKNTFITETSKVAKYLCNLCSSQHKFNNEMNSRQLSHSMASDENIPHYATTCRTQSSRIKSIIGSETPQDDSGLTTPQNESLTRLCEDVAARIEARFKQQRQSLYEQNTCSSSQRSSTGMRSPACSQRSGSEAPFNCPAARETLTKQGSSSEREVICISLKKDPKLGLGIVIVGEDTVGRYDLGIFIASVLPGGPADKDGHIRPGGRLISLNHISLEGATFSEAAEVMQSSPEEVQLIISQPKVPQTPNTARPSALRNYESQSTLMAFGQSGEDSLDEIVSVMMEPKTSNRLHIPQEVRVLNAQDGCMLSSSMNCERPEEITVKLKKLSGSLGISITGGGNAGHPNGGMSIKNLIPGGSAEKDGRIHAGDRLLEVDGISFQSITYEQAVECLRKTREVVTLVVERGPMTFPRGSLGAYTDTSSVSTHNIDTRQQRINSFSSINNPSHAFCEQPSNYNFVTDDNTQEVTLTKSANGLGFSFVMCELDPPIPDFGSLIRIKQLFPDQPAQLSGRIDEGDVLLAIDGQSLKDLSYPNVLKLFKTSQPEVRLTLCRPSPGTLPSIHQLTGT; this is encoded by the exons ATGGGGACTTTTGTGACCCTGGCAGAGGTGCTAGAGTCCAGAGGTTCACCACTAGATGAGGATGAGATCTGGACTCTGCTGCTTGTCACTTCTGAGGCCTTACAGGATGTTTCCAAGAAAG GTTCTGGCACCATATGCAGTATTCTAAGCCCAGGCTCGGTGCTACTGTCCTCTAATGGGAGCCTTGCCTTTAAGAGCTGTGGACGATATGATGATGTGGCCTCCTTTGTGGCTCCTGAAGTCCTTCAGGGGCATACCTCCTCAACAAGGAACACAGCTGAAAAG GCACTCGTATACTCACTTGGCATGACTTTTTATTGGTGCGTGTATTATCATCTACCTCAAAACCAG CCGGTCCATCTCAGTGCGGAGTTAGAGGGTTTACTCCTGAGCATGTGTGAGGACACAGTGGTCAGACGGATGGACCTGCTGACGGTGCTAGAGACCTGCGCACACCACCACAAGACCTTCCTGCTGCCTCCAGCTGAGCGGCTTGTCAGACAGCTGGTAGAAGACATCTACAGAAACTCG GTTGATGCTAATGTTACGACAGACAATGGATCCTTGCTGACTGATCGCAGTCAGATGGTTAGAGACAAGCTACACA GGGTAATGAAAAACAAGATCTCCAGAACTTTTTCAGGAGCATCTTATCCACCTGAGCCCACAAG TGGAAGAATGATGAACTCAATCCCCCCAATGATTACCTCGGGGCGTCGGCACACGGAGAGTATCGGGAGCTGGCAGCAGTTGAATAGGACTGCCTGTAGTCCATACATGGATGGTGGTCGACATTCTAACTCCAGATTTCTCTCACAGTTTGAATCTTCCATGAGTTTGAGTGAGAGAAAAAATAAG GAGATGGGTCCAGAGTTCCTAAGAATGTCAGATGAACCGGTAGTTGTCTTGGAGCTCCCGGGATCCATTGTG tcaaaaaaatgtaaatctcccATCACACAAAGAGAGCTGACTGTTGTGATGCCCAATGGTCAAAACATAGTCATCAAATGTGATGTGAAATCCAGAGGAGGGGATGTGTTTGACATGATTGCTGCTCACGCCAACCTGGTGGAACACTTCTACTTCGGACTCGCTTACATCGATG ATAACGAGTTTTTCTTTGTGGACAACGACTGCAAGATCTCCAAAGTTGCTCCAGATAGCTGGAAGAAAGTGCCTACAACCACATTTGTCCTTTTCTTCAGGGTCAAATTCTTTGTAAATGACATTTCTATAATTTT GCACAAACAGACCCACCACCAGTACTACCTCCAACTCAGAAAAGACCTCTTGGAGGACAGATTGTCCTGCCACGAGGAGACTGCACTATACCTCGGAGCATTGGCCTTGCAGACAGAGTATGGGGACTGCATGCCTGAG GTGTATGGTAGAAACTACTGTCGCCCTGATCAATATGTCCCCAAAAGTGTGATGGAAAAACGTGCCTTGCCTTATATCCTTGGAGAGCTGCAACGACTTCATACCAACAACGGCCAAATGCTCACAGATGAATCAGAACTTGAGTTCCTCAAG GTTTGTCTGCAGTTGCCTGAATATGGTGTCTTGTTTCACCGTGTGACACGTGAAAAAAAGCCTGTAGAAGGAGAAATTATACTTGGAGTTTGTGCCAAAGGAGTTGTTGTCTATGAAGTGAAAAATGGCTGCCGTTGCACGAGTCAGACTTTCTACTGGAGGGAGACAGCCACTATTTCCTCCAAT AGACGGAAATTTGTCATAGAGTGTCGGGCTAGTAAGAAGAAGAACACCTTCATCACAGAGACGTCAAAGGTAGCCAAATACCTGTGTAACCTCTGTTCATCCCAGCACAAGTTCAACAATGAAATGAATTCTCGTCAGCTCAGCCACAGCATGGCCTCAG ATGAGAACATCCCTCATTACGCAACAACTTGCCGGACACAAAGCAGTCGGATCAAATCCATCATAGGTTCTGAGACACCACAAGACGACAGTGGTCTGACCACTCCTCAAAATGAATCCTTGACAAGGCTTTGTGAGGACGTCGCTGCAAGGATCGAAGCCCGCTTTAAACAGCAGCGCCAGAGCCTTTATGAACAAAA CACCTGCTCCAGTAGTCAGCGCAGCAGCACTGGCATGCGTTCCCCGGCCTGTTCTCAGAGAAGTGGATCCGAAGCCCCCTTTAACTGCCCAGCAGCCAGAG AAACGCTAACTAAACAGGGGTCATCATCAGAAAGAGAAGTTATATGCATCTCTCTAAAGAAAGACCCAAAGCTTGGGCTGG GTATAGTGATTGTGGGAGAGGACACAGTGGGGCGTTACGACCTGGGCATTTTCATTGCATCTGTGTTACCCGGGGGACCCGCTGATAAGGACGGACATATACGGCCAG GCGGTCGCCTGATCTCTCTGAACCACATCAGCTTGGAGGGCGCCACCTTCAGCGAGGCAGCGGAGGTCATGCAGAGCAGCCCGGAGGAGGTGCAGCTCATTATCTCGCAGCCAAAag TACCCCAAACTCCAAACACTGCACGGCCTTCTGCATTGAGGAATTACGAGTCACAAAGCACACTGATGGCATTCGGACAATCGGGGGAGGACAGCCTGGATGAGATCGTCTCGGTCATGATGGAGCCAAAGACCAGCAATAGGCTACACATCCCCCAAGAAGTCCGTGTTCTTAACGCGCAG GATGGATGCATGCTTTCTTCCTCTATGAACTGCGAGAGGCCAGAGGAGATCACTGTGAAGCTCAAGAAGCTATCAGGAAGTCTGGGAATCAGCATCACT GGTGGTGGCAACGCTGGCCATCCTAATGGGGGAATGTCCATCAAGAACCTCATTCCAGGAGGGTCTGCTGAGAAGGACGGACGCATACATGCAG GTGACAGGCTTTTAGAAGTTGATGGGATCAGTTTTCAGAGCATCACCTACGAACAAGCGGTGGAGTGTCTGAGGAAAACCAGGGAG GTGGTGACTTTGGTTGTGGAGAGGGGGCCCATGACATTCCCCAGGGGGTCTCTGGGTGCCTACACTGACACCAGCAGTGTGTCCACTCACAACATTGATACCAGGCAGCAGAGGATCAACAGCTTCTCGTCTATCAACAACCCTTCACATGCTTTCTGTGAGCAGCCCAGCAACTACAATTTTGTCACTGATG